The Acetoanaerobium noterae genome window below encodes:
- a CDS encoding GlmL-related ornithine degradation protein, with amino-acid sequence MKIDVLVAEIGSTTTVVNAFNNINSPDPVFLGQGQAPTSVLEGDVRIGLNSAIDDLAENLNAQSIEYTEMIATSSAAGGLKMTVHGLVYDMTARAAKEAALGAGAIIHQVTAGKLRRTDLKKIEEIHPNIILLAGGVDYGERDTAIYNAELLAGLNLPIPLIYAGNVENQEEIKLIFEGTNYKLYIVDNVYPKIDELNVEPTRKVIQDAFEEHIIHAPGMEHVRDLVNGPIIPTPGAVMESSKLLYEKIGDVMVLDVGGATTDLHSVTKGSEEVERILVSPEPLAKRTVEGDLGVFVNMPNIVKQIGKEILEKELGLNIDNIMQTYKAIPKNPDEVKFVERLTKEAVLRAVERHAGKIRNVYGPSGRSSLAEGKDLSEVRYIVGTGGALTRLPNRVSIIESIAKNNHTGLLLFPTAEAEILIDNHYIMASLGVLSKVHKDAAFKLMCDSLEIDEKYFLKGEEDVS; translated from the coding sequence ATGAAAATCGATGTTTTAGTTGCTGAAATAGGTTCAACAACGACAGTCGTAAATGCCTTCAATAATATAAATAGTCCTGACCCAGTTTTTCTGGGTCAAGGACAAGCACCTACTTCAGTTTTAGAAGGTGATGTTAGAATTGGATTAAATAGTGCTATTGATGATTTGGCTGAGAATTTAAATGCTCAGTCAATTGAATATACAGAAATGATTGCTACCTCTAGTGCGGCTGGAGGACTTAAAATGACAGTTCATGGACTTGTATATGACATGACTGCAAGGGCAGCTAAAGAAGCTGCGCTTGGAGCAGGGGCAATTATTCATCAAGTTACTGCTGGTAAGCTAAGACGTACAGATTTGAAAAAAATCGAAGAAATTCATCCAAATATAATTTTGCTAGCAGGTGGAGTGGATTATGGAGAGAGAGATACAGCTATTTATAATGCAGAATTATTAGCAGGTCTTAATTTGCCTATTCCACTTATTTATGCAGGAAATGTTGAAAATCAAGAAGAAATCAAATTAATATTTGAAGGTACAAATTACAAACTTTATATTGTGGATAATGTATATCCTAAAATAGACGAGCTTAATGTTGAACCTACAAGAAAAGTTATTCAAGATGCATTTGAAGAGCATATCATTCATGCACCAGGTATGGAACACGTTAGAGACCTAGTTAATGGTCCAATTATTCCAACACCTGGAGCAGTAATGGAAAGCTCAAAATTATTGTATGAAAAAATTGGCGATGTAATGGTTCTAGATGTAGGAGGAGCTACTACAGATTTGCATTCTGTAACTAAGGGTTCGGAAGAGGTAGAAAGAATTCTTGTGAGTCCAGAACCTCTTGCAAAGAGAACAGTTGAAGGCGATTTGGGAGTATTTGTAAATATGCCTAATATTGTTAAACAAATTGGCAAAGAAATACTTGAAAAAGAGCTGGGTTTAAATATTGACAATATAATGCAAACCTATAAGGCTATACCTAAGAACCCTGATGAAGTGAAATTTGTCGAAAGACTGACAAAAGAAGCTGTTTTAAGAGCTGTGGAAAGACATGCTGGCAAAATCAGAAATGTTTATGGACCTTCGGGTAGATCATCTCTGGCAGAAGGTAAAGATTTATCGGAAGTTAGGTATATTGTAGGAACAGGTGGAGCATTAACTAGACTTCCTAATAGAGTATCAATAATTGAGTCAATCGCTAAAAATAATCACACTGGTCTTTTACTATTTCCTACTGCTGAAGCAGAAATATTAATTGACAATCATTATATAATGGCATCTTTAGGAGTTCTTTCTAAGGTGCACAAGGATGCTGCATTTAAGCTTATGTGTGATAGCTTAGAAATTGACGAAAAATACTTTTTAAAAGGAGAAGAAGATGTATCCTAA